From Serratia fonticola:
TACCTTCCAGGCACGTGAGCAGGAAGCGACAGAGTCCCTGTTGCTGTTGGAACAAAAGTTAAGCGTGGCGGATGCGGCTCACAGCCAGTTCGAGCAGGCCTACCAGCTGGTGGGTAAAATTGCGGGCGAAGTCAGCCGCAGTGAAGCCTGGCAAACTGCGCGTGAGCTATTGCGTGACTGGCCTTCGCAGCAGCATCAGGCCGAGCGAGTGCAGCCGTTGCGGATGCGTTTGAGCGAGCTGGAGCAACGCTTGCGCTCACAGCAGGATGCCGAACGTCTGTTGCAGGAGTTCTGTAAACGTCACGGGCAGACTTATCAACCGGATGAACTTGACGCCTTGCAGCAAGAGCTGGAAGAGCGTTTGGAATCGTTGTCGCAAAGCGTCAGCGAGGCCGGTGAGCGCCGGATGGAAATGCGCCAGGAGCTGGAGCAGATCCAGCAGCGCATCAAAGAGCTGACCGCCAGGGCACCGATTTGGCTGGCCGCGCAGGATTCACTGACCCAGCTCAGCGAGCAGAGCGGTGAAGCTTTCGAAGATGGTCAGCAGGTTACCGAATACATGCAGCAACTGCTGGAGCGCGAACGCGAAACCACGGTTGAACGTGATGAAGTGGCCAGCCGCAAGCGCGAAATCGAAGCGCAGGTTGAACGCCTCAGCCAGCCGAGCGGGGCAGAAGATCAGCGTCTGGTAACGCTGGCGGAGCGCTTTGGCGGCGTGCTGCTGTCAGAAATCTATGACGATGTCACCATTGACGATGCCCCGTACTTCTCCGCGCTGTACGGTCCATCGCGCCACGCCATTGTGGTGCCGGATCTGTCGCTGGTGCGTGAGATGCTGGAAGGGTTGGAAGATTGCCCGGAAGATCTCTACCTGATCGAAGGGGATCCGCAGTCGTTTGACGACAGCGTGTTCGCCGTCGAAGAGCAAGAAAAAGCGGTGGTGGTGAAAATCGCCGATCGCCAGTGGCGTTACTCCCGCTATCCGGAAGTCCCGCTGTTTGGCCGTGCTGCTCGGGAAAATCGCCTGGAAGTGCTGTACGCAGAGCGTGACTCATTGGCCGAACGCTACGCTACCTTGTCATTTGACGTGCAGAAAACCCAGCGTTCTCATCAGGCGTTCAGTCGCTTTATCGGTTCGCACCTCGCCGTGGCGTTTGACGCAGATCCTGAAGCGGATATCCGTGCTCTGAACAGCCGCCGTGGTGAAATTGAGCGTGCGCTGAATAACCACGAAGCGCAGAACCAACAGCAGCGTCAGCAATACGATCAGGCCAAAGAGGGCATTTCCGCACTCAACCGCCTGATGCCGCTAGTCTCACTGCTGAATGATGAAACCTTGCAGGATCGTGTCGAAGAGATCCGCGAGGAAATGGAAGAGGCGCATGATGCTGCGCGCTATATCCAACAGCACGGCGTTTCCTTGGCCAAGCTGGAGCCTATGTTATCGGTGCTGCAAAGCGATCCGGAGCAACATGAGCAGCTACAGCAGGACTATGTGCAGGCCCAGGCCACCCAACGCCAGGCTAAACAGCAAGCCTTTGCCCTGACGGAAGTGGTACAGCGCCGCGCGCACTTCAGCTATACCGATTCTGCAGGTATGCAGAATGCCGATAACGATCTCAACGATAAACTGCGTCAACGCCTGGAACATGCGGAAGCGGAACGTACCCGCGCCCGCGAGCAACTGCGCCAGTATCAGACCCAGTTTACGCAATACAGCCAGGTGCTGGCCTCGCTGAAAAGCTCTTATGACGCCAAACGCGACATGCTTAAAGAGCTGAGCCAGGAACTGGTGGACATTGGTGTGCAGGCCGATGCCAATGCCGAAGCCCGCGCGCGGCAGCGTCGGGACGAATTACATGCCTCGCTGAGTAATAACCGTAACCGCCGCAACCAGTTGGAGAAACAACTGACCTTCTGCGAAGCGGAAATGGACAGCCTGCAAAAGAGACTGCGCAAGCTGGAGCGTGATTATTACCAACTGCGTGAGCAAGTGGTGACCGCCAAGGCGGGCTGGTGTGCCGTGATGCGTCTGGTGAAAGACAACGGGGTTGAACGCCGTCTGCACCGTCGTGAACTGGCCTATATGGACGGTGACGAGCTGCGTTCGATGTCGGATAAGGCATTGGGTGCGCTGCGTCTGGCGGTGGCGGATAACGAACATCTGCGTGATGTGCTGCGCCTGTCGGAAGATCCGAAACGGCCAGAGCGCAAGATCCAGTTCTTTATCGCGGTCTATCAGCATCTGCGCGAGCGTATCCGTCAGGATATTATCCGCACTGACGATCCGGTCGAAGCTATCGAACAGATGGAGATCGAACTGGGCCGTCTGACCGAAGAGCTGACCGCGCGCGAACAGAAACTGGCGATCAGTTCGAAGAGCGTGGCGAACATTATCCGCAAGACTATTCAGCGCGAGCAGAACCGTATCCGGATGCTTAACCAGGGGCTGCAAGCGGTTTCCTTCGGTCAGGTGAAGAGCGTGCGGTTGAACGTCAACGTACGGGAAGCGCATGCCACCTTGCTGGATGTGCTCTCTGAGCAGCAGGAACAGCATCAGGATCTGTTTAACAGCAACCGTCTGACCTTCTCGGAAGCGTTGGCTAAGCTGTATCAGCGCCTGAACCCGCAGATCGATATGGGCCAGCGCACGCCACAAACTATCGGTGAAGAGCTGCTGGATTACCGTAACTATCTGGAGCTGGAAGTGGAAGTCTTCCGTGGCTCCGACGGCTGGCTGCGTGCAGAAAGTGGCGCGTTGTCTACCGGGGAAGCGATCGGTACCGGCATGTCAATTCTGGTCATGGTGGTGCAGAGCTGGGAAGAGGAATCACGCCGCCTGCGGGGTAAAGATATTTCACCTTGCCGCCTACTGTTCCTTGATGAAGCCGCGCGTCTGGATGCCAAATCCATCGCCACGCTGTTTGAGCTGTGCGATCGTCTGGAGATGCAGTTGATTATCGCCGCGCCAGAAAACATCAGCCCGGAAAAAGGGACCACCTATAAACTGGTGCGTAAAGTGTTCCAGAACCATGAGCATGTGCACGTGGTTGGCCTGCGTGGGTTCGCCAGCGAACAACCGGCTTTAAACTCGGTGGCAGAAGAATCGCCACAAAGCTAAAATAAATGCCCTATAAATCTGAAAATAGCCGCCTGAAGGTGGCTATTTTTTTGCATGACGAGGATGATAGGCGTGTTTTTTTGCCGGTGGTAAGCTGGGATGAAACGGTTATTTACGGCGCTGAGAGCAAAAGCGCCGTTCTGTTTGTATACTGAAACTAATAATAGTCTGTGCGGTATTTTTGTGAGCCTACAGGGGGCAAGGGATGTTGCTTAAAAATGGAAACTCAGTACGACGTCTGGCATTGAGTTGCGCGATAGCGTGTGGTTTTGCCGTGTCGTTTTCCGCATGGGCAACTGTACCGGCGTTACCGGTGGCGTCATCGTCATCGGGAATGTCCGTGGCACAAAGTCGTGCCGAACTGCTGGCGGCATTGCCGAAAAGCGTTGTGCCGTATTATCTCTCCACTTTGGCACCGCTGTACGCCGCCAACCAGATGCAGCCTATGTGGCAAGATCGGGAAGCGGTACAGCAATTTCAACAGCAACTGGCTGAGTTGGCCATTTCTGGCGTACAGCCGCAGTTTACTCAATGGGTAAAACTGCTGACCGATCCGCTCATCACCGATATGGCACGTGATATTGTGCTGTCGGATGCGATGCTGGGTTATTTGCAGTTTGTCTCCTCAATCGGGGCCAACGGCAACAACTGGCTGTACAGCAATGTACCTTACAAGCTGAAGGTGCCAGCGAATACGGTGATCAACCAGTGGCAGCTCTCGATACATCAGGGCAAAACGCTGGCGTATATTAATTCGTTGGCCCCGCAGCACCCTCAGTACGCCAAAATGCATTTGGCGCTGCGCGAAATGCTGGCGGCTGGGCGCCCGTGGCCACAAATGACCAATGGCGCAAGCCTGCGTCCAGGTCAGCTCAGCGACGATATTCCCGCACTGCGCGATATTCTGGCGCGTACCGGAATGCTAATCGCCACTCCGGCGGTAGCATCTGCTTCGCCTGAGCCTCAAGTCACCAACGCCAGCGCGACGACTCCGGCGGCGGATGACGATCTGTCGGTGGATGAAGAGAAGGATCGTGCTACCGCAGTGGCTGTCGTTAGCCCGGGCGCGGCATCGATCAAAGATCTTGCTCCCTCTCCAGAAGCGACAGCGCAGGTACAACCGGCCAGTCCGGTTTCGGTAACGGATAATCGTTACACCGAAGATCTGGTGGAAGGAGTCAAACGCTTCCAAACCTGGCAAGGGCTGACGCCTGATGGCGTTATCGGTGCCCGGACGCGTGAATGGCTGAACGTTTCGCCGCAAACTCGTGCTTCACTGCTGGCGTTGAACATCCAGCGCCTGCGCATTCTGCCAGGGCACGTTGATACCGGCATTATGGTCAACATCCCTAACTACTCGCTCACCTACTATCTGAATGGTAATGAAGTGTTATCTTCGCGGGTGATTGTTGGCCGTCCGAGCCGCAAAACGCCATTGATGAGCAGCGCGCTGAATAACGTGGTGGTCAACCCGCCGTGGAACGTGCCAACCAAGCTGATCCGTGAAGATATCGTGCCTAAGGCCATGCATGATGCCAGCTACTTCCAGAAACACGGTTACCGTGTATTCTCTGGCTGGAGCAACGATGCGCAAGTGATCGATCCGGCAATGATTGACTGGACTGTGGTTTCACCACGCAACTTCCCTTACCGCATCCAGCAGGCACCGGGGAGCAGCAACTCGTTAGGGCGTTTCAAATTCAACATGCCGAGCTCGGATGCCATCTATCTGCATGACACCCCGAACCACGGCCTGTTCCAGAAGGATATCCGGGCGTTAAGCTCTGGCTGTGTGCGCGTTAACAAGGCTTCCGATTTGGCCAATATGTTGTTGCAGGATGCGGGTTGGAACAACGCGCGTGTTTCCTCCACGCTGAAAGGCGGCAATACGACGTATGTGAACATCCGCCAGAACATCCCGGTGCAGCTGTATTACCTGACGGCCTGGGTCTCTGATGATGGTAAGCCACAGTTCCGCACAGATATTTACAATTATGATGCGACAGTGAGATCGGGTGCACAAATTTTGGCTCAGGCCGAAAAATTGATGCAATAAATGCAGTAATTCTAGATAAATAACGGTCTGAATGTCTGGCCAGTAGCAGGCTCTGTTTTTTGTGAGCACTGGTAAACCACAGCGTATCGCGGGTTGACTCCGCATACGCTGGCGGTTATGGTTCGGGCAGTGCGCAGTTTTGTGCATATATTTTGACATTCTTGCCGGGTTTAAAAGAGTCATGGACAAAATTGATCATCATCGCCGTAAATGGTTGGCGTTAGGTAGCGCCGCCGTGGGTATCGCGCTGCTCCCAGGGCAAGCGTTTGCCAGTCTTTCTACCGCTCGCCCACGTATTCTGTTGTTGAACAACCTCAATACTGGCGAATCCATCAAGGCCGAGTTCTTCAACGGTAAAGGTTACAATAAAGAAGAATTGGCGCGCCTGAACCATATCTTCCGTGACTATCGGGCCAATAAGGTCAAGAGCATTGATCCGGCTCTGTTTGATCATCTCTATCGCCTACAGGTGATGCTGGGCACCAGCAAACCGGTACAGCTGATTTCCGGCTACCGTTCAATGGCGACCAACACCGAAATGCGTGCGCACAGCCGTGGCGTGGCCAAGCAAAGCTACCACACCAAAGGCCAGGCGATGGATTTCCATATCGAAGGGATCCAACTGAGTAATATCCGTAAGGCCGCGCTAAAAATGCGTGCTGGCGGGGTAGGCTATTATCCACGTAGTAACTTTGTGCACATCGATACCGGCCCGGTGCGGACCTGGTAATCATTGTGCATCATGATCGCTGAATGGCACCCGCCCCTTGGGCGTGGTGCCGTTGTCGTTGGAGCTTTATGAAATACCATATTATCCCCGTTACGGCGTTCAGTCAGAACTGTACGCTCATCTGGTGCGACGTGACCAAACAGGCGGCGCTGGTCGATCCTGGTGGCGATCCGGAAAAACTTAAGGCCGCCATTGCCGAAAAGGGCGTGCAGATCAGCCAGATTTTGCTGACGCACGGCCATCTCGATCACGTAGGCGCAGCGGCAGAAATGGCCGAACATTATCAGGTGCCAATCTATGGCCCGGATAAGGAGGATGCCTTCTGGCTTGAAGGTTTGCCAGCACAGAGCCGTATGTTTGGCCTGGATGAATGCGCCGCTCTAACGCCGACCAAATGGCTGGAAGAGGGGGATAAAGTGCAGGTGGGCGAAATGTCGCTGAACGTACTGCATTGCCCTGGTCATACGCCTGGTCATATCGTTTTTATCAACGAACAGGCGCGTTTGGCATTAGTGGGTGACGTGTTGTTCAACGGTGGCGTTGGCCGCAGCGATTTCCCGCGCGGTGACCATCAGGCGCTAATCGCTTCAATCCGTAACAAATTACTGCCTCAGGGCGATGATATGGCGTTTATTCCAGGACATGGGCCGATGTCTACCTTTGGCCATGAACGTCAAACCAACCCGTTCCTGCGCGAAGAGCCAGCCATCTGGTAGAGCTCTCCCATACAAAACAACAAAGGGGCGCATATGCGCCCCTTTTCAATGCTAAATCCGCTTACAGCACGGCAACGATGGCTTCGCACAGCGGCGCCATATTGTCCGGCGTCATCCCCGCCACGTTAACGCGGCCGGAGTTAACGGCATACACGCCAAATTCATCACGCAGACGCAGAACCTGTTCTTTGGTCAGGCCGCTGAAAGAGAACATGCCGTTCTGGTTGATGATGAAGCTGAAATCCTGCTCCGCCCCTTTTTCCTGCAGGGTATTAACGAACAGCTGGCGCATACGGTGAATGCGCTGGCGCATGTCAGTCAGCTCTTGTTCCCAAATGGCGCGCAGCGCCGGGTTACCCAAGATGGTGGCAACTACGGCCGCACCGTGTGACGGCGGGTTCGAGTAGTTGGCACGGATTGCGGCTTTCACCTGGCTGAAGGCACGCTCGGCGGTTTCTGCATCGGCAGCTACCACGGTGCAGGCACCAACACGTTCGTTATACAGACCGAAGTTCTTCGAGTAGGAGCTGGCAACGATCAGTTCCTGATGTTTGGCAGCAAAGATACGCAGACCCTGTGCATCTTCTTCCAGGCCCTTGGCGAAGCCTTGGTAGGCGAAGTCGAACAGCGGCAACCAGCCCTTGGCTACGGACAACTCAGCCAACTGAGCCCATTGTGCTTCGGTTGGATCGATACCGGTAGGGTTATGGCAGCAGCCGTGGAATAGCACCACGTCGCCGGCCTGAGCCTGGTTCAGGCTGGTGAGCAGACCGTCAAAGTCCAGCGCATGGTTGGCGGCGTCGTAATAGTTGTATTCCAACACTTCCAGGCCAACGGCACCAAAGACGTTTTTATGGTTTGGCCAGCTTGGGTTGCTGACCCAGATACGCTTGGCGCTGGTCTGGTTGGCAATAAAGTCGGCCGCGACACGCAGGGCACCGGTACCACCAGGGGTTTGCGCGGTACGGGCACGCTTGTCGGCAATGATTGGGCTCTGCTTGCCGAACAATAGCTCTTGCGTGCAGCTGGCAAATTCAGGAATACCTTCAATACCCAGGTAGTTTTTGGTGGTCTCATTTTCCAGCAGATACTGCTCAGCTTTCTTGACGCTGGTCAGCACCGGCGTTTTGCCAGTTTCGTCTTTATAGACGCCAATACCCAGGTTGATTTTATTCTCACGCTTGTCGGCGCGGAAAATGTCGGTCAGACCCAGAATCGGATCGGCAGGTGCAGCGGTGATTTTTTCAAACATGTCAGATGCTTCCATGGCCTAGAGTTAAGCAGACAGAAACATCAGGGTAGCGCCAGTTATCGTCTTTGCCAACCGTTTGCGAGAAAAACACCTCGATCTTGTGACGGCGGCAGATTCAGCACAAAAAATGACGGGGAAGGGCAGATTGGCAGAATAAAAAATGGCGTAAAGCGCTAAAAACAAAAACAGGGCCGAAGCCCTGTTTTTTTAACTTAGCTGACGACGAACCGTCATCAAGTGCAACAACTTAGAACTGGTAAACCAGACCGGTAGCTACGATGTTGTCAGTAGCGATGTTGTTAGCACGAGTAAAGTCGTTTTCGTCCAGCAGGTTGATTTTGTAATCAACGTAGGTAGACATGTTTTTGTTGAAGTAGTAAGTCGCACCTACGTCAACGTATTTAACCAGGTCAGCGTCGCCGCCGCCGAAGTTACTACCGTTTGCGTTACGACCAGCCAGGTTTTTACCTTTAGACTGCAGGTAAGCGATGGATGGACGC
This genomic window contains:
- the mukB gene encoding chromosome partition protein MukB produces the protein MIERGKFRSLTLVNWNGFFARTFDLDELVTTLSGGNGAGKSTTMAAFVTALIPDLTLLHFRNTTEAGATSGSRDKGLHGKLRAGVCYSTLDVVNSRHQRVVVGVRLQQVAGRDRKVDIKPFTIQGLPTAVQPTELLTETVGERQARVLSLQELKERVEEMEGVQFKQFNSITDYHALMFDLGVLPKRLRTSSDRSKFYRLIEASLYGGISSAITRSLRDYLLPENGGVRKAFQDMEAALRENRMTLEAIRVTQSDRDLFKHLISEATSYVAADYMRHANERRIHLDGALVLRNELLSSRKQLAAEQFRHVEMARELAEQSGAESDLETDYQAASDHLNLVQTAMRQQEKIERYEGDLEELTYRLEEQNEVVAEASEQQAENEARAEAAELEVDELKSQLADYQQALDVQQTRAIQYQQALQALERARALCQVPELTAENAEEWLDTFQAREQEATESLLLLEQKLSVADAAHSQFEQAYQLVGKIAGEVSRSEAWQTARELLRDWPSQQHQAERVQPLRMRLSELEQRLRSQQDAERLLQEFCKRHGQTYQPDELDALQQELEERLESLSQSVSEAGERRMEMRQELEQIQQRIKELTARAPIWLAAQDSLTQLSEQSGEAFEDGQQVTEYMQQLLERERETTVERDEVASRKREIEAQVERLSQPSGAEDQRLVTLAERFGGVLLSEIYDDVTIDDAPYFSALYGPSRHAIVVPDLSLVREMLEGLEDCPEDLYLIEGDPQSFDDSVFAVEEQEKAVVVKIADRQWRYSRYPEVPLFGRAARENRLEVLYAERDSLAERYATLSFDVQKTQRSHQAFSRFIGSHLAVAFDADPEADIRALNSRRGEIERALNNHEAQNQQQRQQYDQAKEGISALNRLMPLVSLLNDETLQDRVEEIREEMEEAHDAARYIQQHGVSLAKLEPMLSVLQSDPEQHEQLQQDYVQAQATQRQAKQQAFALTEVVQRRAHFSYTDSAGMQNADNDLNDKLRQRLEHAEAERTRAREQLRQYQTQFTQYSQVLASLKSSYDAKRDMLKELSQELVDIGVQADANAEARARQRRDELHASLSNNRNRRNQLEKQLTFCEAEMDSLQKRLRKLERDYYQLREQVVTAKAGWCAVMRLVKDNGVERRLHRRELAYMDGDELRSMSDKALGALRLAVADNEHLRDVLRLSEDPKRPERKIQFFIAVYQHLRERIRQDIIRTDDPVEAIEQMEIELGRLTEELTAREQKLAISSKSVANIIRKTIQREQNRIRMLNQGLQAVSFGQVKSVRLNVNVREAHATLLDVLSEQQEQHQDLFNSNRLTFSEALAKLYQRLNPQIDMGQRTPQTIGEELLDYRNYLELEVEVFRGSDGWLRAESGALSTGEAIGTGMSILVMVVQSWEEESRRLRGKDISPCRLLFLDEAARLDAKSIATLFELCDRLEMQLIIAAPENISPEKGTTYKLVRKVFQNHEHVHVVGLRGFASEQPALNSVAEESPQS
- a CDS encoding MBL fold metallo-hydrolase — protein: MKYHIIPVTAFSQNCTLIWCDVTKQAALVDPGGDPEKLKAAIAEKGVQISQILLTHGHLDHVGAAAEMAEHYQVPIYGPDKEDAFWLEGLPAQSRMFGLDECAALTPTKWLEEGDKVQVGEMSLNVLHCPGHTPGHIVFINEQARLALVGDVLFNGGVGRSDFPRGDHQALIASIRNKLLPQGDDMAFIPGHGPMSTFGHERQTNPFLREEPAIW
- a CDS encoding amino acid aminotransferase, with amino-acid sequence MFEKITAAPADPILGLTDIFRADKRENKINLGIGVYKDETGKTPVLTSVKKAEQYLLENETTKNYLGIEGIPEFASCTQELLFGKQSPIIADKRARTAQTPGGTGALRVAADFIANQTSAKRIWVSNPSWPNHKNVFGAVGLEVLEYNYYDAANHALDFDGLLTSLNQAQAGDVVLFHGCCHNPTGIDPTEAQWAQLAELSVAKGWLPLFDFAYQGFAKGLEEDAQGLRIFAAKHQELIVASSYSKNFGLYNERVGACTVVAADAETAERAFSQVKAAIRANYSNPPSHGAAVVATILGNPALRAIWEQELTDMRQRIHRMRQLFVNTLQEKGAEQDFSFIINQNGMFSFSGLTKEQVLRLRDEFGVYAVNSGRVNVAGMTPDNMAPLCEAIVAVL
- the ldtD gene encoding L,D-transpeptidase, which translates into the protein MLLKNGNSVRRLALSCAIACGFAVSFSAWATVPALPVASSSSGMSVAQSRAELLAALPKSVVPYYLSTLAPLYAANQMQPMWQDREAVQQFQQQLAELAISGVQPQFTQWVKLLTDPLITDMARDIVLSDAMLGYLQFVSSIGANGNNWLYSNVPYKLKVPANTVINQWQLSIHQGKTLAYINSLAPQHPQYAKMHLALREMLAAGRPWPQMTNGASLRPGQLSDDIPALRDILARTGMLIATPAVASASPEPQVTNASATTPAADDDLSVDEEKDRATAVAVVSPGAASIKDLAPSPEATAQVQPASPVSVTDNRYTEDLVEGVKRFQTWQGLTPDGVIGARTREWLNVSPQTRASLLALNIQRLRILPGHVDTGIMVNIPNYSLTYYLNGNEVLSSRVIVGRPSRKTPLMSSALNNVVVNPPWNVPTKLIREDIVPKAMHDASYFQKHGYRVFSGWSNDAQVIDPAMIDWTVVSPRNFPYRIQQAPGSSNSLGRFKFNMPSSDAIYLHDTPNHGLFQKDIRALSSGCVRVNKASDLANMLLQDAGWNNARVSSTLKGGNTTYVNIRQNIPVQLYYLTAWVSDDGKPQFRTDIYNYDATVRSGAQILAQAEKLMQ
- a CDS encoding YcbK family protein, which codes for MDKIDHHRRKWLALGSAAVGIALLPGQAFASLSTARPRILLLNNLNTGESIKAEFFNGKGYNKEELARLNHIFRDYRANKVKSIDPALFDHLYRLQVMLGTSKPVQLISGYRSMATNTEMRAHSRGVAKQSYHTKGQAMDFHIEGIQLSNIRKAALKMRAGGVGYYPRSNFVHIDTGPVRTW